Part of the Diprion similis isolate iyDipSimi1 chromosome 10, iyDipSimi1.1, whole genome shotgun sequence genome, GACGTGACGTGTTATTTTGGCGTGAAACATGGGtctcgaataattttatttcaagtgcTCTGACTCGAGAGTTacacgatttatttttttatcttcatcaaagaataaaacaatagtctatatatttatatatatatatacagaaatCTGACAAGTTGTCGAGTCCATTGAATCGAAAATTAAATTGCACGTCAAAAGTAGATATCGTCCAAACGACAgtcgcaaaaaataaaataaaaaaagaaagtcaaGAGTACCAAATTAAAACCAAAAGATCTGACAATGAGTGTCGCTCGATTAATACATGCATTTATGCATAATGTAAGAAACACATGTGATTAAATGTATCAAATTTCtattcttaattttatttctttcatcttcAACACCCTCAGGCTTTCATCCGCGAGTCGACATGATACTTTCTTCGATATTCGTCGGCCGCACGGTTTTGCATCGCTCATAGCAGGTTGCAGAATATAAGGCGACAGATGGGATTCGTTTACTCCGTGTTAGAATTAATCACAAGCACGCTTGCCATATGGAAATTCGTCTGAATGCTCATGGGACTGGAATTCGGTTTATGTGTCAAACCGATCGTAAAAATTCACCGACGTATGAAAATCACTGCTgagtataccttatacctaatTGTACCTGATGCCTGCCTACCTCCTTGTCCACTGTGTTGGCAAACAGACGACAGTAGGAATATTTGTGTGCAAGCACGCCTGCATGCATCACAATTAACGGTAAAACTGTGTCTACACGCAGTAGGTATATCTTGTATGTACAGTGTACAATTGCAGCTTCCGGCGTCGTTCCATTCATAAATTGATATCGAAACTGTCCACCGAAATCATGTGGGTGGTGATCGCCTTTATTTAAGGATGAATCGGAAGGATCGTttgaatgaaaagttgagaaaatagaaacaaGATAGTAAACACTAAACGAAATAACATTACTACTATGCGATAGAAATGAATCCAAGCAAATTCCCAAAGCACGAGGTGCAATATTAATTCGAGAAAAGGTTTTACCAATGaaccgcgaaaaaaaaaattttaataaaaatttgatgttaTTCAGTTTGTATTGTTTACCAATCATAAAGGAACAGAAAATGTTACAAACAGTTATTTTACTCTAGAGTGGATAACATAGatctgtttttcaaaatttctatctagtttttcaaacgttttctGGGTGTCTGGTCAGTGAGCAAGATGAGTCGAAAAACATAGGAATCGGATCGAAAACACCGGAGTTAAATTATGTTGAACGTTCCAATTATAAAACCTATTTTCAAACCGTTGATGTATTAGAActtgtttttattatatcatatatttCTATGATTGGAGCGTTAACATTGctaaagaattttgaaaacgctCCTCTTCGCTCtccccaaatttttttgcttgacAATCGGACCGAGTCATCCTTAAATCGGCAGTCAGGTGCAACGGTAACGATTGTTCGAATTCATGAATTTGGGTATCTGGGACATAACCGTCACATGCTTGTACGTACCAAGTTATAATTCAATTGGCGTAACCACATGAACCGCGATATACCGAATTAATAATCACACTCCACGTCGCCTTGTCGACCCGGTTGGCTCAATAAACCGGATACCCGCCTCACTTGAACGCGCTGCCGGGTGttgactttgaatttttttcctccgatGTCGTGTAATGTATCCATTTATCGGGCGCCGTGCGTTGCTGGTCGAATGAAAGTTCTTCATTCGCCAACATGTTTCCCTTCAGATGTATTTTAGCTGCTTATGATGAACCCATTGGTCAGAAAGAATGGTGAAAACCGTTATCTCAAACcgatataacaaaaaaatagcaTCAAGGTCATTGCAGAGAAATCGGCGTGTAGGtagataatcattttttccgtGCAGGAGAAAGGGAATGGATcctgtttcattttcaattccatACGTCACACTTCATTcgccattttaaatttcacctTATCGATCTCGAATTCAAACGAGTCAAGATTTCTTCAGGGCATACTTATACATGTTCATTAAACGGTTCAGTTGACAAAACTCGATGTTTTGATATCAAGATTTGTATCTTTCTTCAATCTGTAACTGAAATCGATCGCCGACAAGTGActtggatgttttttttttctgtataagaTACATGAAATATGCAGTAGAAAGATGAATAAAcggtcgaaattttttgtcaatatcTCAGGTGAAGCGAGGAAGAAGAAGTTtggcaaaaagaagaagaaggcacTGCAGAAGATATTGATGGTCGCGATGGTGCTGAAAGCGAAGCTGAGTCTCCTCCTTCAACTATTCTCCGCCCATCTGCAGGTGAAATtctttgtcatttctctgctcagCTTGTTGTTGAACCTCGCACGCTTCTGGCTCGACCTCAAGCATAAAGGAGAACCTCAGAAGGTGATTTACTACGAACATGCCCAACACCAACATCATTACGAACATGAGGACGACCATTCCGGATACTGGGGAAGGTCCGCCGACGATGCTCACGAGCTCGCTTATGGTGCTCATCACGAGGAAGAAGTGCCAGAGCATTAGGAAAAAACATACGCGATTAAGGGTTGTAATTAAGTCGGTATTGGTAGTATCAGTTACACCGAAAATGCTTGACCCTAGCCACGTGACTCACAAGTAGGGCGTTTACAATTCAGTTTCACTCGTGTTCGATGCTGTTGTCTTCTCTCTTTGAAttaattgtatttatttcattatcatcattcTCATCACGTTGTCACGGCTTCCggtttcatttctcttcttttcgtACTGTACAGAAACTGGATTCAAACTACTCTCTCAAAATATCGCAGACTTGTTTATTGCTACCTACTTGAATATATCAACAGTCGCGATAGAAAGTATACAAAAAGTTGATATCGCTTCTACAACCTAAcggcattatttttcattataaatcaaaaatatccGTTCCATAGGGTTTGGCAATTACCTTAGTCAAGAGTATCGACATTAATGCTCTTGTACGGTTGTACCCGTAATTAATAAACTTCGATTTGAGAGCGACtgaatttggcaaaaattcgGGTACGACTTAGGCATACCATTTCATTAGGAAATTTTCCAGTGCAGAATCAGTAATGTATAGTTTTTCAGTAGTataaggaaaaatttatttatatcgcGAGGATTTGTGCCTCGAGTGCTCTTTTCCTTCTGATATTggggttatttatttatctatttattcttCACCCTAAGGAAGGAAAGGCACATTATATGTAGTTTTCGAGCATTTTCAGTCGGACGATCACAGAATCAGAACGTCGAGTAAGCATGTATACAGTAATATTCAGTAATGCCTACGTcttccggctaacttgtttccGGTCCGAAACGAAATGCCACTTCGCTTCTATgtaaattatgtgacaatgactggCGATGCAGTTGACGTAAGTGAATTATGTCTATGATGCATTGTCACATAATCCGTATAGAATCAAACTCGCATTTCGTTTCGGACCGTAAATAAGTTAGCCAAAAAGGGAAGGCATTTAAATGTAAATGCTGTAGAATAATGTTATATGCATCGCCATAAGCATTATTTACATTCTCACACCACCATAGATATTTAAATGTCATTTGTACCTTGTTTTTCTCGCATGTCTTCAGCTCTCAAATGTCCCAATCATGACAGCTGCGTACATGTAtaaaatcgttgaatattattaACTCGAATTGgttacaaattcaaaaaatgtacACCACCAGTTGAGTATAATTCGTACTTGTATCTGTAGATTTATAACCAAAGGCCTTTCGTCTGTATGCGATCTATACTCTATATGCTCAATCGCGAATCAATTCGCACGTAATTACACAAATTCGTATGGAATCGTAATATTAGCGAATTGTAGACTCAATTTCTTGAGCGTAATATCATTATAATACATACTAATCGTaaactgtttttatttatttgttacacAGTGCCACAGTGCTTTGTTATATTAACTCGTAATAAGATCACTTGTACCTATCGTATTATAGACtacataaagaaaaaagatcataaaataaaaatacacactTCGATCCCGTTCCGTACTAATACGTAGTCATCGTGATAACATGACACTGTTATACGAATGACATGTCATTCAATAGGTATGTATTTACGTACAAGTATTTCTTTATATGTTGTTTCTCTTTGACTTCCTTTTTACCAGAGATGAATCGAATTCCTTGAATGGCATTTCACTGCAAAGAAAGTTGTCCATGGCAGTGTAATGTCAATCAAAAGCGACCTAGTCTGCGCAACAACCGGTTCCCGCAGAGAGTTTTGCAGACAGTGACTTATATTTAGCGCCGAAGGGAcggtaagaaataaaatactaGGAGTTCACAAAATACCTACCcatccagatttttttttcatcttgcaTGTCTCTGCTTTCGATCCAACTTCGGAAACATAAGATAAAATGTAATATACTCCTATTGTAAACTAAAACTTACTCTTTTTCATCTAGAATTAACGAGATTATTATTACCAGTTTCagtgaaatattataaacttATACATATGAGCATTACTTTTAAATCTATCACTCAACGAAGTACCGATAATTGTTTGTCTCACTTCAGAcgaaactttcaatttttccgattttttataCCGGTCATCTCGATCCATTCGACTATTTCTTGCGAAAGTTGAGGAATAATTTGTCGAACAAAATCACATCGGATTTCCcttttttattacacaaaTGCTCATTCGGTCGACTCGCAAGTCTGTAAGACGTGCGCATTAAAGGGATAAACACCCACTTTACATCcctattatatttatattttcattattccagCTTCGTGATGGTTGGGATCGCGAAACATGCAATTAGTGGTGAAGCATATGATGAGCCTGTTCAATGGAACCTTCCTTCCCGGTGCAATATTGGGTCCACAGTTGGCTCCACGAACCAGTCTCTGAGCCTTCTCCCTCCCCTTCACCTGGCCGTGCCAAAGAAATATTTCGGCACTTCCGTTGCCTCCGGAATGGCGATGCGATGGGCAAAAGGACCAGTAGGAAGGGGGACGAGCGTGACTTTCAACTGTTCGACCTTGACGTTTGCGCCGTTGCATTCACCCCCGCGAAGTGTGCAGGATTATACCTGCTCTAGGAATACGTTATAATTCCAGGCACGACGACCTCGAGCCCTGACCTAACCTATTCTAGGCTATGTCTCCGTCCTCTAGGTACAGACAAAGCCTAGGAGAGGCTAAACCAGGCAGCTCTCTTCTCCCCCGGGACTCCAACGAACTTTCAGTTCCGAACGGTGCTGATACGTCACCAGGCTGAAGTTAGtcacgttaacgtaacgaaacatgaTGGAAAATATAGTTATTGTGCAATTTTAGAATGGCTTTCAAGGAGTtagcttttcaaaatatgagtatattttgtttattagtAGGTGCGAAGTAACGACCTTCCCTAAACACGCGttgttacagtaacgttactaacttcagcctcatggTACGTCGAAGTCACTGCATGTAAGCGATGAACGTTGACCACTCGGTCTCCATGCGCCGTTGAACTCTCTGCATTGGCGACGATCGCTATATATGCTTGCGCTATTGAAATTCCCGCGTAGGTGAGAATCGCTAGGcgttgtatatacataatatatatgtagtagTTTCCTCGTTCGAAAGCGGTTAGAAGAATTTTACCTTATATTTAATACGTGTGCGATCGTCGAGGAATTCATTGGTATCTTTATACGCCTCGGGATTAACTGCACGCTTCGCGTAATTGTATAGAAAGACTTGCGGAGAGTTGTATGAGGCGAGAAGAGAGGATTGTTTTTCActtgtatatatgcatacccGAAGCGTCCCGCGAGTCGCGCGGATGCTATTTTTAGACGACACAGCGACGACACGTCGAATCGCTCATCGGAATCTGCACTCGGGGATTATATTAGGTGGTCTGAGAGATCGTTTGGAAGACGAAAGCTGCTGAAAAATTCCAAGGACGTTTTCGGCGCCTGAAAGCCTGACGTCACACTCCAAACGACGCCAATTAGCGCGACCTG contains:
- the LOC124411781 gene encoding uncharacterized protein LOC124411781, whose translation is MSAVRTVTLVLFFGGVALATATSNSKNSTLACFFEENVIECASQRIDAQLDEMQSKDPAKPGQPRETPISQVIADTRNVLIQGMEAVDEALTSDADTEETTVKDQDAEDSQDIGEARKKKFGKKKKKALQKILMVAMVLKAKLSLLLQLFSAHLQVKFFVISLLSLLLNLARFWLDLKHKGEPQKVIYYEHAQHQHHYEHEDDHSGYWGRSADDAHELAYGAHHEEEVPEH